The following coding sequences lie in one Miscanthus floridulus cultivar M001 chromosome 9, ASM1932011v1, whole genome shotgun sequence genomic window:
- the LOC136479118 gene encoding alpha-L-arabinofuranosidase 1-like: MSSPYRNDKGHGFRTELISMILDLKPRFLIFPGGCFVEGEWLRNAFRWRESIGPWEERPGHFGDVWHYWTDDGLGYYEFLQLAVDLDAKPIWVFNNGVSHNGEVDTVAIAPFVKDVLDSIEFARGDANSTWGSVRAAMGHPEPFPVKYVAIGNEDCGKFFYLGNYLKFYNAIRQAYPDIQMISNCDGSSTPLDHPADLYDFHVYTDSKTLFNMKSTLDRTSRSGPKPFMSEYAVWRGDAGRGSLLASLAEAAFLTGLEKNSDIVYMASYAPLFVNNNDQKWNPDAIVFNSWQHYGTPSYWMQTLFRESSGAMFHPTTISSSYSGSLAASAITWQDSENSFLRVKVINFGSDAVTLTISTSGLQASVNALGSTATVLTSANVMDENSFSNPTKVNLPLNTCLGNAAEQMQVTLAPHSFSSFDLALAQSKLVAEM, translated from the exons ATGTCAAGTCCTTACCGTAACGACAAG GGACATGGCTTTCGCACAGAACTTATATCCATGATTTTGGATTTAAAACCACGATTCTTGATATTTCCTG GAGGCTGCTTTGTTGAAGGTGAGTGGTTAAGAAATGCCTTTAGGTGGAGAGAATCTATTGGTCCATGGGAAGAGAGACCTGGACACTTCGGGGATGTTTGGCATTACTGGACTGATGATGGCCTTGGATACTATGAATTTCTTCAG CTTGCGGTGGACCTGGATGCTAAGCCAATCTGGGTATTCAACAATG GAGTCAGCCACAATGGTGAAGTTGATACTGTTGCTATTGCTCCTTTTGTAAAG GATGTATTGGACAGCATAGAATTTGCAAGGGGGGATGCAAATTCAACATGGGGCTCTGTTAGGGCTGCAATGGGGCACCCTGAACCATTCCCAGTGAAATACGTTGCGATTGGAAATGAAGATTGTGGGAAATTTTTTTACCTTG GTAACTACCTGAAGTTCTACAATGCTATAAGACAGGCCTACCCAGACattcaaatgatttcaaattgcGATGGTTCATCTACACCACTTGATCATCCTGCTGATTTATATGACTTCCAT GTCTATACTGATTCTAAGACTTTGTTCAACATGAAGAGCACATTGGACAGAACATCTCGTAGTGGACCCAAG CCTTTCATGAGTGAGTACGCTGTTTGGAGAGGTGATGCAGGTAGAGGAAGTCTTCTTGCTTCATTGGCAGAAGCTGCTTTCCTTACTGGACTGGAGAAGAATAG TGACATTGTTTACATGGCAAGTTACGCGCCACTGTTCGTAAACAACAATGACCAAAA GTGGAACCCGGACGCTATCGTCTTCAACTCCTGGCAGCATTACGGCACTCCTAGTTACTGGATGCAGACACTCTTCCGCGAGTCTAGTGGTGCTATGTTCCATCCAACTACAATCAGCTCCAGCTACTCTGGTTCGCTCGCAGCGTCTGCGATTACTTGGCAGGACTCAGAGAACAGCTTCCTAAGAGTAAAG GTTATAAACTTCGGGTCAGATGCTGTGACCCTGACAATCTCCACGAGTGGACTCCAGGCCAGTGTCAACGCTCTGGGATCAACTGCCACTGTTCTCACATCAGCAAATGTGATGGATGAAAATTCCTTCAGTAACCCAACCAAGGTAAATTTGCCCCT CAACACCTGTTTGGGCAATGCTGCCGAGCAGATGCAGGTCACACTGGCTCCTCACTCCTTCAGCTCGTTCGATCTCGCCCTGGCTCAGTCCAAACTTGTCGCGGAGATGTGA